Part of the Deltaproteobacteria bacterium genome, GGAGAAACCTCAATTTCGACCCCCTTCTATATCATTCCCTGATGAACAAGGCCGACGCCTCCGACCGGCCCCTTGGCATGAAAAGGCTTCTGGCCGAAATTCGTCGCAGATTCCCGCAAGTCGGCTTCGGCTACTTCAACCCGGCCCTCAGGTGACCGGTGCGATTGGCAAAGGATGGCTCGAATGATCTGACGGTAAGGGGAGAACCTTTTTATGTTGAAGGCTCTCCCCTTGCCGGTACGCGTGAGGCGAAAATCAAAGATCGAATCTCATCCCTCCGAAGGCGGTGGCTCCGCTTCCGGGCAGCATGTCTATGTAGTAATATTCCTCGTTAAGTATGTTTTCCACACCCAAGTATGCCTTGGCGTGCCTGCCGATTTCCACGTTAACCCGCGCGTTCCATAAAAAGTAGCTGTCCAGGCTCTTTTTAACGGCCACGAGATGCTTGTTGTCGGCTGCGTCCGCGTGGTCGTAGAAGGTCTGCGCTCCTATCCAGGAGCCGTCGGTTTCCAGGGTGATCCCGAAAGGGGCCTTGTATGAAAGGCCCGCGTCCAGCTTGTATTGGGGCCGGTATGGAAGCTCGTCCGGGGTGTAGGTGAGGCTTCGGAAATAGGTGTTGGTGAGGGTCACCGGGCTGTCCACGCTTGTATCAAGATATGAGTAGGCGATTTTGCCCGAAAGGCCGGAAAGTATTTCGCCCGAAAGGGAGATTTCAAAGCCCTGCATAGCCGCTTCCGAGTACTGCTCGAAGCGGCCAAGAAGGTTGTCGAAATTGATGCAGTTTTCCACGTCATCGTAAAACAGGGCTATTTCAAGGCTGGCCTTGGGAGAGAAGGCCCAGTCGCAGCCTGTTTCGTAGTGGGTTGTGGTCTGTTCTATAAGGTTTGGGTCGCCTAAGGGGCCTATTACGCCTGCTGAGTAAAGATTGCGCATGGTGGGAAAGCGCACCTTGGTTCCTGCTGTGGCGAAAAGGCTTAAGGTGTCGGTGGCGTCAAATCTTAAGCCCGCCTGGGGACAGAAGGCGGAGAGGTCGCGCCCGGCGTCTTCAATCACCACTCCGGCCTGCTTCCGGTAATCCTTGTCGAACATGTCGTAGCTCGCGCCGAGATTGGCCGTAAGGGCCTTGGTGATGCACCAGCGGTAGTCGGCGGAAAATGAGTAGGTAAAGCTTTCATAGGCGTCTTCCGCCCCATACAGGAAGTTTTCCTCGTGAACGTCTTTTTTGGCCGAGATTCCAAGCCCCAACAAATGGGATGAATTAAAGCGCAGAAAGCCGTTCATCACCGCGCCCGTGTCGTAGTCGTCGTAAAGGGAGGGACCGGAAGGCGGCGAAAGGCGGTCCTGGGTGGTGTAATCGGAGCCGTCGTAGGTGTCCAAGACGTTTCGATAGCCGTCGTAATAGATGCGGGTTTTTAGCGAGAAGGCTTCGCAGAAGCGG contains:
- a CDS encoding TonB-dependent receptor: MNCIIPFKKSLGLGLKTLTLAGFFSASFFCAHPVWADDAGKSKDHQVFDLGEITVLVKSESPQAMGTVSVVTAADIEREHATNLGEALKLVPGVVFRQGRTKTGYYATIRGFEQESVQILMDGMPLGVPYEGLVNLTDIPVHNIAEIRVIKGLASPLYGGNALGGVIEIITKKGSARPSLSANFEAAEGSTYGASATHGNTVGRFSYFLGASMKQSDGFKLAEDFTLPRSVLASMAKAPSNPAKPGNEPIATDTGIRDNGDYDRKTVSFTGDFSINQDHKIGLSAEYYKDEYGVPPVPIYREHKKGFFWFPRYWRFTEWERHTVNLIEESRFCEAFSLKTRIYYDGYRNVLDTYDGSDYTTQDRLSPPSGPSLYDDYDTGAVMNGFLRFNSSHLLGLGISAKKDVHEENFLYGAEDAYESFTYSFSADYRWCITKALTANLGASYDMFDKDYRKQAGVVIEDAGRDLSAFCPQAGLRFDATDTLSLFATAGTKVRFPTMRNLYSAGVIGPLGDPNLIEQTTTHYETGCDWAFSPKASLEIALFYDDVENCINFDNLLGRFEQYSEAAMQGFEISLSGEILSGLSGKIAYSYLDTSVDSPVTLTNTYFRSLTYTPDELPYRPQYKLDAGLSYKAPFGITLETDGSWIGAQTFYDHADAADNKHLVAVKKSLDSYFLWNARVNVEIGRHAKAYLGVENILNEEYYYIDMLPGSGATAFGGMRFDL